TTTTTGATCTTTTCCAGGATATTCTCTTCGGAAGCATTCACAAAAACCCCTGTTTTCCTGATGTTTTGGTCTACCTGAAATATTTCTCCAACAACATTGCGCGGAGAACCGTCAAAAAAGATGAGCCCCAGGTAATCGGGTTTTAAAGCCGCGATCCTGCTCATATTTTCGGGCTCCCGCATGCCGCAGATCTTCAGTTTCAGGTTCATCAGGCTTCGGTTTTTAATTTCTGAATAAATTCTGAAGCGCTTTTTCCGGGATCTTGGGTCTTCATGAAATTTCCACCGATAAGAAATCCTTTAAATCCGCTTTTTTGAAGCTCTGTAATTGCCGAAGTTTCACTAATCCCACTTTCAGAGATCTTAATGAAACTATCAGGGATCTCTTCAGCTAAATCTTTGCTGGTTTGCAGGTCCACCTCGAAGGTTTTGAGGTTTCGGTTATTAACGCCTATCATATCTACGCTGTCAAAAATGGCATTTTTGAGCTCCTCTTCATTGTGCACTTCCAGCAGTACTTCAAGCCCCAGGTCTTTTGCCTTTTTTGAAAGTTTTTTGATCTCTTCAGGCTTCAGGATGGCTGCGATCAACAGGATCACATCGGCGCCCATGGCTTTTGCTTCAATAACCTGGTATTCATCGATCATAAAATCCTTCCGAAGCAAAGGAAGTTTAACTGTTTCGCGCGCTATGGCAAGATCGTCGAGGTTGCCGCCAAAGAATTCTTCATCTGTAAGCACCGAAATGCCCGAGGCCCCGGCAGCTTCATAGCCTGCGGTCACTGTGGCCACATCGGCTTTCAAATTAATTTCAGGATGGGAAGGGGAACGGCGTTTAAATTCTGCTATGATCCCGGTGGAGGAATTCTTCAGGTTTTCCTTTAAAGAAATGCACTTTCGGCTAAAATGGGGCAGGAGTTGAAGGGATTCTGCAGGCACTTCTTCCTTTAAAAATGCTACCTCTTCTCTTTTTCTTGCTGCTATTTTGTCAAGTATGTTCATGCTAAGCTTTAATTTAATTGCTGAAGTTTTTCAAGGGCTGAAAGGGCGCGACCTGACCGCAGACTTTCTTTGGCCTCTAAAAAGGCATTTTGCAGGCCTGTGTTTTTTGCGGTGTTTATGGCCACTGCGGCATTGGCGCAAACCACATTCTCCTGGGCGGCCGTACCTTGATTTTTAAGCACGT
This Salinimicrobium tongyeongense DNA region includes the following protein-coding sequences:
- the trpC gene encoding indole-3-glycerol phosphate synthase TrpC, which translates into the protein MNILDKIAARKREEVAFLKEEVPAESLQLLPHFSRKCISLKENLKNSSTGIIAEFKRRSPSHPEINLKADVATVTAGYEAAGASGISVLTDEEFFGGNLDDLAIARETVKLPLLRKDFMIDEYQVIEAKAMGADVILLIAAILKPEEIKKLSKKAKDLGLEVLLEVHNEEELKNAIFDSVDMIGVNNRNLKTFEVDLQTSKDLAEEIPDSFIKISESGISETSAITELQKSGFKGFLIGGNFMKTQDPGKSASEFIQKLKTEA